In a genomic window of Sutcliffiella sp. FSL R7-0096:
- the coaE gene encoding dephospho-CoA kinase (Dephospho-CoA kinase (CoaE) performs the final step in coenzyme A biosynthesis.) has translation MPLIIGLTGGIASGKSTVANMLRDKNIPIVDADVVAREVVEIGTDTYKKLVSEFGQEILNDDKTLNRPKLGSIIFQDQEKREKLNGIMHPSIRTSMKEKTQKYIEDGHDVVVMDIPLLFESNLTHLVDKTLLVFVTEKTQLKRLMERNDLSEKEATDRIKSQMPLSEKVKISHAVIDNNGSLTKTEQQLNQVLSEWKI, from the coding sequence ATGCCATTGATCATAGGCCTGACCGGTGGGATTGCCAGTGGAAAAAGCACGGTGGCCAATATGCTGCGGGATAAGAATATTCCGATCGTGGATGCTGATGTAGTAGCAAGGGAAGTGGTTGAAATCGGCACAGATACATACAAGAAATTGGTCAGTGAGTTTGGCCAAGAAATACTAAATGACGACAAAACACTGAACCGACCTAAGCTTGGAAGCATTATTTTTCAAGATCAGGAAAAACGGGAAAAGCTCAATGGAATCATGCATCCAAGTATCAGGACCAGTATGAAAGAGAAGACACAGAAATACATAGAAGATGGTCATGATGTGGTAGTGATGGATATCCCCTTACTGTTTGAAAGCAATCTTACCCATCTCGTGGACAAGACCTTACTGGTCTTTGTAACCGAAAAAACCCAACTAAAGCGCTTAATGGAGCGGAACGATCTATCCGAAAAGGAAGCAACAGACAGAATAAAATCCCAGATGCCCCTTTCAGAAAAAGTAAAAATCTCCCATGCAGTCATAGACAACAACGGCTCCCTAACCAAAACA